In Callospermophilus lateralis isolate mCalLat2 chromosome 18, mCalLat2.hap1, whole genome shotgun sequence, one DNA window encodes the following:
- the Pvr gene encoding poliovirus receptor translates to MVSPLALLALLALSWATWGAGTGTVVVQAPAQVSGLLNGSLLLPCHLLQPLEPNAQVTQVTWMRQDSEGGLHKVAVRHPTRGPSLAEPERIGFASADLLDASLRVSELRAEDQANYSCQFATFPMGSGIAWTWLRVLAKPRNTAEAQEVPLRPSTGEPVPVARCSSKGGRPPAKVTWSPFLNGSANSTVEPGPQPGTYTVVSVFTLVPSGRADGRNVTCRVEHESQEEPALLPVTLAVPYPPEVTISGYDGNWYVGQDKVTLNCEGRSNPEPTDYAWNTTTGSLPSFAVAQGTQLLISTNQAINMTFICSVTNALGTSQKEQTILVKDPEGPHPSTGAIVGIVVAVAVFILIVVGILYFKQHRGRDRDRPRPSENGDVTYSQVQRDDPLDGPAQSTR, encoded by the exons ATGGTCTCACCCCTGGCTCTGCTGGCGCTGCTGGCGCTGTCCTGGGCGACCTGGGGAGCCG GAACTGGGACTGTCGTGGTCCAGGCGCCTGCTCAGGTGAGCGGCCTCCTGAACGGCTCTCTGTTACTGCCCTGCCACCTGCTGCAGCCTCTGGAGCCCAATGCGCAGGTGACCCAGGTGACGTGGATGCGGCAAGACTCAGAAGGAGGCCTCCACAAAGTGGCGGTCCGCCACCCGACGCGGGGCCCCAGCCTGGCGGAGCCGGAGCGGATCGGGTTCGCGAGCGCGGATCTGCTGGACGCCTCGCTCAGGGTGTCCGAGCTGCGCGCCGAGGACCAGGCCAACTACTCCTGCCAGTTCGCCACCTTCCCCATGGGCAGCGGGATCGCGTGGACCTGGCTCCGGGTGCTCG CCAAGCCCCGGAACACAGCAGAGGCCCAGGAGGTCCCGCTGAGGCCGTCCACCGGGGAACCTGTGCCCGTGGCCCGCTGCAGCTCCAAAGGGGGGCGCCCACCCGCCAAAGTCACCTGGTCCCCGTTCCTGAATGGCTCAGCCAACAGCACCGTGGAGCCAGGACCCCAGCCCGGCACCTACACCGTCGTCAGCGTCTTCACGCTGGTGCCCTCCGGCCGGGCAGATGGCAGGAACGTCACCTGCAGGGTGGAGCACGAGAGCCAGGAGGAGCCTGCCCTGCTGCCGGTGACCCTCGCTGTGCCCT ACCCCCCCGAGGTCACCATCTCTGGCTATGACGGCAACTGGTACGTGGGCCAAGATAAGGTCACCCTGAACTGTGAGGGACGCAGCAACCCAGAGCCCACAGACTACGCCTGGAACAC GACCACAGGTTCCCTGCCATCCTTTGCTGTGGCCCAGGGCACCCAGCTCCTGATCTCCACCAACCAAGCGATCAACATGACCTTCATCTGCAGCGTCACCAACGCCCTAGGGACAAGTCAGAAGGAACAGACCATCCTAGTCAAAG ACCCAGAGGGGCCTCACCCGAGCACCGGCGCCATCGTCGGCATCGTTGTCGCCGTCGCCGTCTTCATCCTCATCGTCGTAGGGATCCTTTATTTCAAGCAGCACAGGGGCCGTG ATCGCGACCGACCCAGACCTTCGGAGAACGGG GATGTCACCTACTCCCAGGTTCAGAGGGACGACCCCCTGGATGGACCAGCCCAAAGCACAAGGTGA